One segment of Panulirus ornatus isolate Po-2019 chromosome 35, ASM3632096v1, whole genome shotgun sequence DNA contains the following:
- the LOC139760070 gene encoding uncharacterized protein, producing MMGPARDDVGAMGGGGGGGGGGMSDRGRRPQRHPPSAEVEAEMRLYLDKLREIVPHIPKNRKVTRLELIQHVIDYICDLQHALEDHPGLREEPTARFLTPPTSPHHLQQHTPPHHGLTNHTPPPHHMSPVSPMGTTRQPLGVISTTNTLQTTAMRRDVTKTTTSRLSGSISHTFPGNT from the exons ATGATGGGTCCAGCACGCGACGATGTGGGCGCTATGGGcggcggtggcggaggaggaggaggaggtatgagcgACAGAGGCCGTCGCCCTCAGCGCCACCCTCCTAGCGCTGAGGTTGAGGCCGAGATGAGACTCTACCTCGACAAGCTTAGAGAAATCGTCCCCCACATCCCCAAGAACAGGAAGGTGACGCGACTCGAGCTCATCCAGCACGTGATCGACTACATCTGCGACTTGCAGCACGCCCTCGAGGACCACCCTGGCCTGAGGGAGGAGCCCACCGCCAGGTTCCTcacgccacccacctcccctcaccacctgcagcagcacacacctcctcaccacgGCCTAACGAACCACACTCCACCGCCCCACCACATGTCACCCGTCTCTCCCATGGGGACCACTAGACAACCTTTGGGCGTCATttctaccaccaacactctccagacaaccgcg ATGAGGCGAGACGTGACTAAGACGACGACGAGCCGACTGAGCGGCTCCATATCCCATACCTTCCCGGGCAACACGTGA